In Denticeps clupeoides chromosome 1, fDenClu1.1, whole genome shotgun sequence, a single window of DNA contains:
- the plaa gene encoding phospholipase A-2-activating protein — protein sequence MASSNTYRLSCSVPGHEMDVRGLAATWFPEGAFVSVSRDRTARVWLPDSSSNGFTEMHCMNGHTNFVSCVCIVAPSETYPRGLIATGGNDNNVCVFSLDRPDPLYVLKGHKNTVCSLSAGKFGTLLSGSWDTTAKVWLGDKCMMTLQGHSAAVWAVVILPEQGLMLTGSADKTIKLWKAGKCEQTFTGHEDCVRGLAVVSDVEFFSCSNDASIRRWMVSGECVQVYYSHTNYIYSLAVFPNGQDFVSTGEDRTLRIWKKGDCVQTIRLPAQSVWCCCVLPNGDIVAGASDGIIRVFTESEERVASAQDLQAFEDELSKATIDPKTGDLGDIKMEDLPGREHLNEPGNRDGQTRLIKEGGHVEAYQWSMSESRWIKIGDVVGGSSQQPSKKIMYEGKEYDFVFTIDVNEGGPSMKLPYNVTDDPWLTAHNFLQKNDLSPMFLDQVANFIIENTKGHTLGSAPSVGSDPFTGSGRYIPGTSDREGGYGADPFTGSGRYIPGTGSTVSAPAGVADPFTGGSAYSSSGVRQTITNIYFPKTDGVMFEQANATQILGKLKELNGGAPHVHQLTEEALNSLEKLLLSISDLKTKGQPTVEQISLLWKTCHWPEDIVFPVLDILRLAVRHPEVNRQMCSDTEGVSLCNLLLCLMGPEGRPANQMLALRTMCNLFAAAQGQELLLKQREAVLSRASDLRSVCNKNIHVALATLVLNYAGHLHGQPSELEAKAQCLSVASTALEVVQDKEAVFRLLVALGTMVSGDDSAKGLARSLGISSQITKYCSVSDPAKVGDCCRLVLGELQ from the exons ATGGCTTCTTCTAACACTTACAGGCTGAGCTGTTCCGTCCCAGGCCATGAGATGGATGTGAGGGGCCTTGCTGCCACGTGGTTCCCAGAAGGAGCCTTCGTGTCTGTGTCCAGAGACAGAACCGCAAGGGTCTGGCTTCCCGACTCCAG tTCGAATGGCTTCACAGAAATGCATTGTATGAATGGACACACAAATTTTGTCTCCTGTGTGTGCATCGTTGCACCCAGTGAAACGTACCCCAGAGGACTCATAGCAACAGGTGGCAATGACAACAAcgtttgtgttttttcactGGACAGACCAGACCCTCTGTATGTCCTgaaaggacacaaaaacacag TATGCTCACTCTCTGCTGGGAAGTTTGGAACACTCCTGAGTGGTTCTTGGGACACCACGGCTAAAGTGTGGCTTGGTGATAAGTGCATGATGACTCTccag GGGCACTCAGCAGCCGTGTGGGCAGTGGTCATCCTGCCTGAACAGGGCCTGATGTTGACTGGGTCTGCTGACAAAACAATCAAGTTGTGGAAAGCTGGAAAATGTGAACAGACATTTACAG GTCATGAGGACTGTGTGCGTGGCCTGGCGGTGGTAAGCGATGTCGAGTTTTTCTCCTGCAGTAATGATGCCAGCATCAGGAGGTGGATGGTGTCAGGAGAGTGTGTGCAGGTGTACTACAGCCACACCAACTACATCTACAGCCTGGCTGTTTTCCCTAATGGACAAG ATTTTGTCAGCACGGGTGAAGATCGCACATTACGGATATGGAAGAAGGGTGACTGTGTTCAGACCATTCGGTTACCAGCCCAGTCAGTgtggtgctgctgtgtgttgcCCAATGGAGACATTGTTGCTGGTGCCAG TGATGGTATCATCCGCGTGTTCACGGAGTCAGAAGAACGTGTCGCCAGTGCTCAGGACCTACAGGCCTTTGAGGATGAACTCTCCAAAGCAACCATCGACCCCAAGACTGGAGATTTGGGTGACATTAAGATGGAGGATCTCCCAGGAAGAGAACATTTGAATGAGCCTG ggaaCCGTGATGGACAGACACGACTTATTAAGGAGGGGGGTCACGTTGAAGCGTATCAGTGGAGCATGAGCGAAAGTCGTTGGATAAAAATTGGAGATGTGGTGGGTGGGTCTTCACAGCAGCCATCCAAGAAAATTATGTATGAAGGAAAG GAATACGACTTTGTTTTCACTATAGACGTGAATGAGGGCGGGCCCTCCATGAAGTTACCCTACAATGTAACTGATGACCCCTGGCTGACCGCACATAACTTCCTACAGAAGAATGACCTGAGTCCAATGTTCTTGGACCAGGTAGCCAATTTTATCATTGAGAACACTAAAGGACACACGCTAGGATCAGCACCTTCTGTGGGATCTGACCCCTTCACAG GTTCAGGTCGGTACATCCCTGGTACCTCAGACAGAGAGGGTGGTTATGGTGCTGACCCATTCACAG GGTCTGGGCGATACATACCAGGGACTGGCTCCACAGTATCTGCTCCAGCAGGTGTAGCAGACCCCTTTACAG GTGGAAGTGCTTACTCATCTTCTGGAGTCAGGCAGACCATAACAAACATCTACTTCCCCAAGACGGATGGTGTGATGTTTGAGCAGGCCAATGCCACACAGATACTGG GCAAACTAAAGGAGCTGAACGGTGGTGCACCTCACGTGCACCAGTTAACAGAAGAGGCACTGAACAGCCTGGAGAAGCTTCTGCTATCCATCTCTGACCTTAAGACCAAAGGTCAACCCACTGTTGAACAGATCAGCCTGTTGTGGAAAACCTGCCATTGGCCTGAAG ACATAGTTTTCCCAGTGCTGGACATTTTGCGGCTAGCTGTGCGACACCCAGAGGTCAACAGGCAAATGTGCAGTGACACAGAAGGTGTGAGCCTCTGCAACCTCTTGCTATGCCTGATGGGCCCTGAGGGGCgcccagccaatcagatgctAGCACTGCGTACAATGTGCAACCTCTTTGCGGCTGCACAGGGTCAAGAGCTCCTCCTGAAACAACGGGAAGCTGTGCTCTCTCGGGCTTCTGATCTGCGCTCTGTCTGCAACAAGAACATCCATGTGGCGCTGGCCACTCTGGTCCTGAACTATGCTGGGCATCTTCACGGGCAGCCCTCAGAGCTGGAGGCCAAGGCACAGTGCCTGTCTGTGGCCAGTACTGCCCTGGAGGTGGTGCAGGACAAAGAAGCTGTCTTCAGGCTGCTGGTGGCACTGGGCACCATGGTGTCAGGGGATGACTCGGCCAAAGGCCTGGCACGCTCACTGGGCATCTCCTCGCAGATCACAAAGTACTGCAGCGTGTCTGACCCCGCCAAAGTAGGGGACTGCTGCCGGCTGGTTCTAGGTGAACTGCAGTGA
- the zdhhc21 gene encoding palmitoyltransferase ZDHHC21 isoform X3 gives MKLRLHVVVDPMGWFCISTVFFIWFYNTLFIPKLVLIPHFNEGHIPWALVICYYLASFLCVTALLRASTADPGRLHQDPNIPHSEREQWELCNKCNLMRPKRSHHCSKCGHCVRRMDHHCPWINNCVGEDNHWLFLQLCFYTQVLSLFTLALDFCHYYYFQQLGIMDQEEFSVRHELALLRISCFMGLVMFGGMSSLFYTQLTGILTLICYVSAHLPHNEHNAGDCCVAG, from the exons ATGAAGCTGAGGCTGCATGTTGTTGTGGATCCCATGGGCTGGTTCTGCATCAGCACCGTGTTCTTCATCTGGTTCTACAACACGCTCTTCATTCCTAAGCTGGTGCTTATTCCTCACTTTAATGAAGGTCACATTCCATGGGCCTTGGTCATCT GTTATTACTTGGCTTCATTTCTTTGTGTGACTGCGTTGCTCCGGGCCTCTACAGCTGACCCAGGAAGACTTCATCAAGACCCCAACATCCCACATTCAG AGAGAGAACAATGGGAACTGTGCAATAAATGCAACCTGATGCGACCAAAGAGATCCCACCATTGCAGCAAGTGTGGGCACTGTGTGCGCAGGatggaccaccactgcccatg GATTAATAACTGTGTTGGGGAAGACAACCACTGGCTCTTCTTGCAACTGTGCTTCTATACTCAGGTGCTGAGTCTGTTTACTCTAGCTCTGGACTTCTGCCATTACTACTACTTCCAGCAACTCGGCATCATGGACCAG gagGAGTTTTCGGTACGTCATGAGTTAGCCCTGCTCCGTATCTCATGCTTTATgggtttggtgatgtttggggGGATGAGTAGCCTCTTCTACACCCAACTCACAGGCATTCTCaca CTCATATGCTATGTGAGTGCTCACCTGCCCCATAATGAACATAATGCAGGTGACTGTTGTGTGGCAGGGTGA
- the zdhhc21 gene encoding palmitoyltransferase ZDHHC21 isoform X2: protein MKLRLHVVVDPMGWFCISTVFFIWFYNTLFIPKLVLIPHFNEGHIPWALVICYYLASFLCVTALLRASTADPGRLHQDPNIPHSEREQWELCNKCNLMRPKRSHHCSKCGHCVRRMDHHCPWINNCVGEDNHWLFLQLCFYTQVLSLFTLALDFCHYYYFQQLGIMDQEEFSVRHELALLRISCFMGLVMFGGMSSLFYTQLTGILTAGSSNVQKSILCNLLERSIRHHHY from the exons ATGAAGCTGAGGCTGCATGTTGTTGTGGATCCCATGGGCTGGTTCTGCATCAGCACCGTGTTCTTCATCTGGTTCTACAACACGCTCTTCATTCCTAAGCTGGTGCTTATTCCTCACTTTAATGAAGGTCACATTCCATGGGCCTTGGTCATCT GTTATTACTTGGCTTCATTTCTTTGTGTGACTGCGTTGCTCCGGGCCTCTACAGCTGACCCAGGAAGACTTCATCAAGACCCCAACATCCCACATTCAG AGAGAGAACAATGGGAACTGTGCAATAAATGCAACCTGATGCGACCAAAGAGATCCCACCATTGCAGCAAGTGTGGGCACTGTGTGCGCAGGatggaccaccactgcccatg GATTAATAACTGTGTTGGGGAAGACAACCACTGGCTCTTCTTGCAACTGTGCTTCTATACTCAGGTGCTGAGTCTGTTTACTCTAGCTCTGGACTTCTGCCATTACTACTACTTCCAGCAACTCGGCATCATGGACCAG gagGAGTTTTCGGTACGTCATGAGTTAGCCCTGCTCCGTATCTCATGCTTTATgggtttggtgatgtttggggGGATGAGTAGCCTCTTCTACACCCAACTCACAGGCATTCTCaca GCTGGAAGCAGCAATGTTCAAAAGTCAATACTATGTAACCTGCTAGAGAGATCTATTA GACACCACCACTATTGA
- the zdhhc21 gene encoding palmitoyltransferase ZDHHC21 isoform X1, with protein MKLRLHVVVDPMGWFCISTVFFIWFYNTLFIPKLVLIPHFNEGHIPWALVICYYLASFLCVTALLRASTADPGRLHQDPNIPHSEREQWELCNKCNLMRPKRSHHCSKCGHCVRRMDHHCPWINNCVGEDNHWLFLQLCFYTQVLSLFTLALDFCHYYYFQQLGIMDQEEFSVRHELALLRISCFMGLVMFGGMSSLFYTQLTGILTDTTTIEKMSYFSNDAGPKRPWQQTLAEVFGTRWKILWFLPFRSRQPLGPLHSYRSHV; from the exons ATGAAGCTGAGGCTGCATGTTGTTGTGGATCCCATGGGCTGGTTCTGCATCAGCACCGTGTTCTTCATCTGGTTCTACAACACGCTCTTCATTCCTAAGCTGGTGCTTATTCCTCACTTTAATGAAGGTCACATTCCATGGGCCTTGGTCATCT GTTATTACTTGGCTTCATTTCTTTGTGTGACTGCGTTGCTCCGGGCCTCTACAGCTGACCCAGGAAGACTTCATCAAGACCCCAACATCCCACATTCAG AGAGAGAACAATGGGAACTGTGCAATAAATGCAACCTGATGCGACCAAAGAGATCCCACCATTGCAGCAAGTGTGGGCACTGTGTGCGCAGGatggaccaccactgcccatg GATTAATAACTGTGTTGGGGAAGACAACCACTGGCTCTTCTTGCAACTGTGCTTCTATACTCAGGTGCTGAGTCTGTTTACTCTAGCTCTGGACTTCTGCCATTACTACTACTTCCAGCAACTCGGCATCATGGACCAG gagGAGTTTTCGGTACGTCATGAGTTAGCCCTGCTCCGTATCTCATGCTTTATgggtttggtgatgtttggggGGATGAGTAGCCTCTTCTACACCCAACTCACAGGCATTCTCaca GACACCACCACTATTGAGAAGATGTCGTACTTCAGCAATGATGC TGGACCCAAGAGGCCGTGGCAGCAGACACTGGCTGAGGTGTTTGGCACTCGATGGAAGATCCTGTGGTTTCTGCCTTTCAGGAGCCGGCAGCCGCTGGGCCCGCTGCACTCGTACCGCTCCCACGTGTAG